GACGGCGTACCGAGACACACGAGCGACCCATTGACGGCACTCCGGTCGTCGACACCGACCGCGGCGGCAAGATCACCTGGCACGGTCCGGGGCAATTGGTCGGCTACCCGATCATCGGGCTGGCCGAACCCCTCGACGTGGTCAATTACGTTCGGCGCCTTGAAGAATCGCTGATCCAAGTCTGCGCCGATCTGGGCCTGCACGCCGGCCGCGTCGACGGCCGGTCCGGGGTCTGGCTGCCCGGCAGGCCGGCGCGCAAGGTCGCGGCCATCGGTGTCCGGGTGTCGCGGGCGACGACACTGCACGGGTTTGCGCTCAACTGCGATTGTGATTTGGCTGCCTTCACCGCCATCGTGCCATGCGGAATCAGTGACGCCGCAGTGACATCGCTGTCCGCCGAACTCGGCCGTACGGTCACCGTCGACGAGGTCCGCGCGACGGTCGCCGCCGCTGTCTGCGCCGCTCTGGACGGCGTCCTACCGGTCGGTGACCGCGTGCCCTCACACGCCGTACCATCGCCGTTATGAGTGTCGCTGCCGAGGGCCGGCGCCTGTTACGCCTGGAGGTGCGCAACGCGCAGACCCCAATCGAGCGCAAACCGCCGTGGATCAAGACACGAGCCCGCATCGGGCCGGAGTACACCGAGCTGAAGAACCTGGTCCGCCGCGAGGGGCTGCACACGGTCTGCGAGGAGGCCGGCTGCCCCAACATCTTCGAATGCTGGGAGGACCGAGAAGCCACCTTCCTGATCGGCGGTGACCAGTGCACCCGCCGATGCGATTTCTGCCAGATCGACACCGGAAAGCCCGCCGAGCTGGACCGCGACGAGCCACGCCGAGTCGCCGACAGCGTGCGCACGATGGGCCTGCGCTATGCCACCGTCACCGGCGTGGCTCGCGACGACCTGCCTGACGGCGGGGCCTGGCTGTACGCCGCGACCGTGCGCGCCATCAAGGAACTCAATCCGTCGACCGGCGTCGAACTGCTGATTCCCGACTTCAACGGCGAACCAACCCGGCTGGCCGAGGTCTTCGAGTCCGGCCCGGAAGTCCTGGCACACAATGTCGAAACCGTGCCCCGTATCTTCAAGCGGATCCGGCCGGCGTTCACGTACCGGCGCAGCCTGGGTGTGCTTACCGCTGCGCGCGACGCCGGCCTGGTCACCAAGAGCAACCTCATCCTCGGCCTGGGCGAAACCTCCGACGAGGTGCGCACCGCCCTGGGCGATCTGCGCGACGCCGGCTGCGACATCGTTACCATCACCCAATACCTGCGGCCGTCGGCGCGCCACCATCCGGTCGAGCGCTGGGTGAAGCCCGAGGAGTTCGTCCAGTTCGCGCGATTCGCCGAAGGGCTGGGCTTCGCCGGGGTATTGGCGGGACCCCTGGTTAGGTCGTCATATCGGGCGGGCCGGCTCTACGAACAGGCACGTAACTCACGGGCCTTGGCATCCCGCTAGCCAGCGTTTACGTATTCTGGACGATTATGGCGAAACCCCGAAATGCCGCTGAAAGCAAGGCCGCCAAAGCTCAGGCAAACGCTGCTCGTAAGGCTGCCGCCCGCCAGCGCCGCGCTCAGCTGTGGCAAGCGTTCACCCTGCAGCGCAAGGAGGATAAGCGCCTGCTGCCGTACATGATTGGTGCTTTCTTGCTGATCGTGGGCGCATCGGTGGGGGTCGGGGTGTGGGCTGGCGGGTTCACCATGTTCACGATGATCCCGCTGGGGGTGCTGCTGGGTGCACTGGTGGCGTTCGTCATCTTCGGCCGGCGAGCCCAGCGAACGGTTTACCGCAAAGCCGAAGGCCAAACCGGCGCAGCCGCCTGGGCGCTGGACAACCTGCGGGGCAAGTGGCGGGTGACGCCCGGGGTGGCCGCCACCGGCAACCTCGACGCCGTGCACCGGGTGATCGGCCGGCCCGGTGTCATCTTCGTCGGCGAGGGATCAGCGGCCCGCGTCAAACCACTGCTGGCTCAGGAGAAAAAGCGCACCGCGCGACTGGTCGGGGACGTGCCGATCTACGACATTATCGTCGGCAACGG
Above is a window of Mycobacterium tuberculosis H37Rv DNA encoding:
- a CDS encoding transmembrane protein gives rise to the protein MAKPRNAAESKAAKAQANAARKAAARQRRAQLWQAFTLQRKEDKRLLPYMIGAFLLIVGASVGVGVWAGGFTMFTMIPLGVLLGALVAFVIFGRRAQRTVYRKAEGQTGAAAWALDNLRGKWRVTPGVAATGNLDAVHRVIGRPGVIFVGEGSAARVKPLLAQEKKRTARLVGDVPIYDIIVGNGDGEVPLAKLERHLTRLPANITVKQMDTVESRLAALGSRAGAGVMPKGPLPTTAKMRSVQRTVRRK
- the lipB gene encoding octanoyltransferase (lipoate biosynthesis protein LipB); this translates as MTGSIRSKLSAIDVRQLGTVDYRTAWQLQRELADARVAGGADTLLLLEHPAVYTAGRRTETHERPIDGTPVVDTDRGGKITWHGPGQLVGYPIIGLAEPLDVVNYVRRLEESLIQVCADLGLHAGRVDGRSGVWLPGRPARKVAAIGVRVSRATTLHGFALNCDCDLAAFTAIVPCGISDAAVTSLSAELGRTVTVDEVRATVAAAVCAALDGVLPVGDRVPSHAVPSPL
- the lipA gene encoding lipoyl synthase, with amino-acid sequence MSVAAEGRRLLRLEVRNAQTPIERKPPWIKTRARIGPEYTELKNLVRREGLHTVCEEAGCPNIFECWEDREATFLIGGDQCTRRCDFCQIDTGKPAELDRDEPRRVADSVRTMGLRYATVTGVARDDLPDGGAWLYAATVRAIKELNPSTGVELLIPDFNGEPTRLAEVFESGPEVLAHNVETVPRIFKRIRPAFTYRRSLGVLTAARDAGLVTKSNLILGLGETSDEVRTALGDLRDAGCDIVTITQYLRPSARHHPVERWVKPEEFVQFARFAEGLGFAGVLAGPLVRSSYRAGRLYEQARNSRALASR